From Bactrocera oleae isolate idBacOlea1 chromosome 4, idBacOlea1, whole genome shotgun sequence:
aagattataacagttttgttcacctaacaggaaaactaatcgagattgttatggagttatataagtgcaagcgataacttaagtaaaaaatcaGATATTCTGATGAAACTTTCTGCATATGTTCCTTGGTCACCCCTTGGGTATCGGTATTGTAGATGgccgtaatcggacaactgccacttctacaaaacgccattcatagaaaacttataaactgccataactaagctccaaataaggatacaaaactgaaattttgtgCAGGGAATCGCAGTAGTGaaggtttgaaaatctttaaaaagtggacGGGTCCCCCCTCTAAtagctttaatatatatatatattctaaaccGCTAAAGGTTTTTAAGCCAAATTCGGtcagaacaaatattttaagcccCCCTAGCCACAGTGCGGAAATGTgtgaattcggattataacAATGTCCACTCCCCtctaacaattttattaaaaataactaaaagtgcgataaatctctAAACAAATGCGCCAGATACATAAAATGTTACACCTAAGATTGTAAGAAAGGGCTCTACAAGGGCCGGTgttaaaattggacgatgggcgtggcaccactcacatttaagtgaaaacccatatcacgGGACCTACTCGAtcgatttcaaccgaattcaGCAGATAACTTTTATCCAAAAATTCCTTACAAtccgaaaatgggcgaaatcaaacAAAACCCAATTCTACTACTACGCAATACCTTCTTCCAATATaacgcaattttaaattccatatgattctttcactttccagtatacaaatcaagaaccaatgaatgtatcgggataaaactttgcacgaataatgcccTTAAGATGTGCcactttatgaccaaaaattggaccaaaactatttaaacctccagatattgaatatgtggatccctgttcctattgcgaactctTTTTATCgataatatcggtcaatctgtgaactATATTAtggaaattcggagagaatccttttttgataaaagtatgcctgtatgtcaaaaagcCGTTGAAtaggatcaataattccctttgcccgcatatacctaatagaaatatttcgatttaccgcatatatcggccaatatggtagttatcttaataaaattgagtgagcCTCTGAAATTGATAATTGATcgagtgaaaacttgccctagcagCAATAACATATgactaatattataattaaaatttttccacatcaactcaatatatataaattaagattgagtttttgtcaaatatatctttatttactCTTTGACCTATTGTTAATAACTCAAAAAAGTAACCTAAATGGTGGGGGACAGAAGACTTTATTGAGATGagaatattttcattctaattttattttactttttttcgtctttatatacaattttaattctaaCTTATATAACTtaaagtatgtgtatatgtgtatgtttatatagaTTGTTACATAATGCCCTTAAAAAGCAATCGAAAAGAGTAAAGCCTGTTGCTTCAAAGAACTTTGTGAAAAAATCGACGTAAATCCGGCGATGCTTACAAGATAGTAATGTCGAAATTCAAAGGCGGCAACGGGTAAACACCTGCTCCAAGCTATTGAAAACCCTCTTCCCAGCAGAGCCACAAGAGAAACTACAGGCTCAAGCAGAGGGACATGTTGAAATTGATGTCACAACAGTCAACGACGTGGATGTGATTCAAGCCGCACAGAGATTTGGTAATGCTAAAGCACCAGGCCTGGATGGCCTTAAATATTGCCATCAATCACAATGCGAAGTCATTCACAGAATTGTTTACACAATACCCTAGGGAAGGTTGTCTTGTTACAGAAGCCAAATACAACAACCGGCGAGGCCAGCTCTTATCGAACTCTTTGCATGCTGGATACGCTTGTCGGATAATCTGTGTACGATTAGAGTCGCACTTAGAAAAAGAGTACCAGGGTCTCTCCGAAAATCAATACGGATTTCGGAATCGGAAGCCTACCGTTGATGCAATAAAAAAGGCCACTGATATCGCTAACAAGGCAATCAAAGGAAACAGAGAGATGTATGGCATCTAGAATAGGCGTGCGCTATTGGCCAAAGTGAGCCAATCTATATTGATGTACGCAGCACCCATATGGGGACCAGCACTGCGGCATAATTCATTCGGCAAGAAATCGACATCCGTAATTCGGCTCAGTGCCATTAGATAGCATACAACCGGACATAATGGCCATGTAAATCAAAAGAGTTTACGATATATCCAAAAGTATAAGAAAGCAATTAACGGTTGCAGAGCGGAAAGACGAAGAGCAAATAAGCATCAATGAATGGCAGAAACGATGGGACGCAACAGCGAAAGGAAGATGGACCCACAGGTTTATTGGAAGCGTGCAGGCATGGGTAGAAAGGAAACATGGAGAAACGGATTTCTACCTAACAGTTTTTGACGGGACACGCTTGTTTCAGAGGATATGTCCACAAATATGGAAATGATGACAGAACAAACTGTTCCTTCTGTGACAGTAGCGGAGAAAACGCGCTGCACATCTTCTTTTCCTACCCGAGGTATGGAAATGTGAGAGTAAATTTGGAGAAGCTAATAGCGGAGCGAGTGAAGCCAGATAACATAGTGCGTCACATGATTAAGTCGAAACTGGTGTGGGATCGAGTGAGGATGTGGTCTGCGATAGTTCTGCAAGAACTTAGAAGGAAAGAGTGACAACGGAGCAAAAGCAGATGGATGAATGAGAGAGAGACCTGATAGGCATGACTGACGAGCCGGATTGCAGTCAGGTCAAGCTTAGCCTCCCGATGTTATGCCTAACGGCAGTTTCGTGGGCCGTACACAAGCACTGATGATGGAGTTAAGgatttagcatatagctgcgttGTTCCGCAAGTCTGGATGGGCGTTATAGcgaagaaaaatattgttacgTGACATGGAGTTGATTTTAATTGTACAACTtaatgtatgtgcgtgtgtgtattatGTGATAAgaatctttttatatttttagtaaagtagaaatatatatttatgatttttgagCATGCGTATACATACAGCATAAACACATAAAAACgtttagaattaaattttttagcgtTTGCGTACTTCGTGTCTACCATTTTGAACTAGAGCTCACACAGAGCCATCATCTTCAATACTCTAGAACACTGTTCGGCAAACTTACACACTCAAACGATTTAATCCAAAATGATTGGGATTAAATATcggagtttaaaaaattaattttttaatttattagtaaaaattttaaattttattgaaatagaacatataatttttaatcccaacatcagagacttaaaaaaatgttcaacacTACAGCTACTGAGGTAACACACTGTCCAAGTTAACTGCTTCAAAATAaatcgttcggttttttattgcatgtttataaattgaaaaaaatatatatatatacatcttaGTCAGGAATaacattgtaaatatatttaaaattaccaaaataaatgatttcggttttaaaaataaaataaatcccaaaatataataacatatgtatgtactcactTATAATCTTCAACTTCATAATCAATATTCTGGTAAATCTCCTTTTCATTATGTAAGAGTGGTGCGACctgaaatattaattaaataataaataacacaacggtaattaagttttttgactacaatgtaaattaaaaatttataaacagtGAAAATTacagaattattttttaatacaaacatttttgaaacaataaCAATGTTTGATATAACTACAACTAGTTTTATAAACTAACGTGCAGTTTGATTTTAATAACTTAGAAAGATAACATAGATTCTGTGACCTGGCTCTTTGCAATCAAacaagataatttttttaaatatagttagttacaaagcaaaataaaacctATCTTATTATATAAGGATATACCTGGCGCATTTTCTTTGAACcctgaaaaatttatattgtgcgtatatgtatacttacatCTCTATCAATGCCTGGAATAAGTATGTTGGTGTCCTTGTCAACAAGTACACTGAGTAGATAGCAAAGATCAGGCATTGCTTCATGTACAGTCCCACCAAATACACCACTATGTAAATCTTTAACAGCACACTCTACTTCAATAGTATAATAAACTAAGCCACGAAGACCATAGGTTAAACATGGTCGTTTCTTCCCAAGCCAATAATTATCAGAGATACAAACATAATCGATGTTTgacaaaaaatcgtttttacGAGCTAGCAAAAGATCATCCAGACCCTCACTACCACTCTCTTCCATTccttcgaaaacaaatttcaagtTGACGGGTAAATCAATATTTAGTTTTTGGAATGCCTCGACGGCATGTAGCCAACAAAAAACTGGTCCTTTGTCATCACTTGCACCTCGGCCATACAACTTTCCATCGATTTCGGTCAGATCAAAAGGCTCCGTATTCCAACCATCTTCTCTCAGAGCTGGTTGTACGTCTAGATGGCCGTAAACTACAATTGTCTTCTTCTTTGAATCCTACAGATATAGGTAAATCATATTTACGTAATTTACATTAAATTCAATATCATTTTAATCGAACCTTTCCTAGAGTTCCTAAAATCACATTCGGAAGGGGTATTTCTTTACCATTTGGTAACCGCTGACTGCCAATATCAGCCAATTCAACATCAGTACCGAGGCTTCTCAACTTATCAGCAACCAACCGCACCATAGCTTGTATTTCATTGCGCTTATCAGGCCAAGCTGATACCGATTGTATAGCAACAGCAGTCTTCAACGCAGTGATATATTCTTCCTTGTTGGAGTTGATATAGCTAGCAATGgaacagaaaaaataataatcaacaccactagcatatataatatatttgggtaatatataatattaagcaaTAAAACCACAtagataaatgataattaaatattgatataagaaataataaaaacattataaaCTATTATTACGAAAAATATGAACTAATACAGTTCCAACGGAAATGTCCGATAACCAAAAAATTTTCTCAGAAACGGTTCTCCAATTATATTACAtccaattaat
This genomic window contains:
- the Cndp2 gene encoding cytosolic non-specific dipeptidase isoform X1; translated protein: MVRLVADKLRSLGTDVELADIGSQRLPNGKEIPLPNVILGTLGKDSKKKTIVVYGHLDVQPALREDGWNTEPFDLTEIDGKLYGRGASDDKGPVFCWLHAVEAFQKLNIDLPVNLKFVFEGMEESGSEGLDDLLLARKNDFLSNIDYVCISDNYWLGKKRPCLTYGLRGLVYYTIEVECAVKDLHSGVFGGTVHEAMPDLCYLLSVLVDKDTNILIPGIDRDVAPLLHNEKEIYQNIDYEVEDYKKDIGARRLPHNEDKTELLMHRWRYPSLSTHGIEGAFYEQGAKTVIPAKVTGKFSIRLVPNQDPEHITECVTKYLNEKWQERGSPNKMKVNLVSSGKPWTEDPNHPHYEAAKSAIKHVYKTEPDMTREGGSIPVTLTLQEATGKNVILVPVGACDDGAHSQNEKIDIYNYIEGTKLLGAYLYEVGKLN
- the Cndp2 gene encoding cytosolic non-specific dipeptidase isoform X2; translated protein: MADLPNVLQQLFSYINSNKEEYITALKTAVAIQSVSAWPDKRNEIQAMVRLVADKLRSLGTDVELADIGSQRLPNGKEIPLPNVILGTLGKDSKKKTIVVYGHLDVQPALREDGWNTEPFDLTEIDGKLYGRGASDDKGPVFCWLHAVEAFQKLNIDLPVNLKFVFEGMEESGSEGLDDLLLARKNDFLSNIDYVCISDNYWLGKKRPCLTYGLRGLVYYTIEVECAVKDLHSGVFGGTVHEAMPDLCYLLSVLVDKDTNILIPGIDRDVAPLLHNEKEIYQNIDYEVEDYKKDIGARRLPHNEDKTELLMHRWRYPSLSTHGIEGAFYEQGAKTVIPAKVTGKFSIRLVPNQDPEHITECVTKYLNEKWQERGSPNKMKVNLVSSGKPWTEDPNHPHYEAAKSAIKHVYKTEPDMTREGGSIPVTLTLQEATGKNVILVPVGACDDGAHSQNEKIDIYNYIEGTKLLGAYLYEVGKLN